The genomic segment TGGAACGGGCGGGGCTGCGCGTCACCGGAACGTCGCCCGATGGCCGGCTGGTGGAGATCATCGAGCTGGCCGACCACCCGTGGTTTGTGGCCACGCAGTTCCATCCGGAGTTCACGTCGCGCCCCAACCGACCGCAGCCGCTGTTCCGCGACTTTGTGCGCGCGGCCAAGGCGTATCGCGCGGCGCGGTGAGGAAGAAGCCGAACGGCGCGGTAAAGCGCGGGATGTGGTGTCGGGATTTCGGAGCTTGTGGGCCTGGTGGCCGGGCTCCGAATTTTTTACCCGAAAAAATACGAAATATTCCTGCTCTCAGAAGGATATAGGCCCCGCTTTGGAGAAAAAAAGGGACGTGGGGTGTTGTGCCGCTGGGGAGGCCAATTCTTCAGGGGGGATTTCCATGGCAAACGGGAAAACGGTGCTCATCGTTGACGACCAGTACGGCATCCGCGTGCTCCTGCACGAGCTGCTGGAGCAGGAAGGGTACACCATCCTGTTGGCGGCCAACGGCAAGCAGGCCATCGAGATCGTGGAGCGCCAGGTTCCGGATCTCGTCATCCTCGACATGAAGATTCCCGGCATGAACGGTTTGGAGATCCTCAAGAAAATCAAAAAAATTGACAGCCGCATCAAGGTGATCATGATGACGGCGTACGGCGAACTTGATATGATAAAA from the Calditerricola satsumensis genome contains:
- a CDS encoding response regulator, giving the protein MANGKTVLIVDDQYGIRVLLHELLEQEGYTILLAANGKQAIEIVERQVPDLVILDMKIPGMNGLEILKKIKKIDSRIKVIMMTAYGELDMIKEATALGVLAHFTKPFDIDELRNTVREQLAS